The following coding sequences are from one Oncorhynchus nerka isolate Pitt River linkage group LG6, Oner_Uvic_2.0, whole genome shotgun sequence window:
- the LOC115119169 gene encoding LOW QUALITY PROTEIN: complement C1q and tumor necrosis factor-related protein 9A-like (The sequence of the model RefSeq protein was modified relative to this genomic sequence to represent the inferred CDS: inserted 1 base in 1 codon), whose amino-acid sequence MVWVKRVSLLLLLLAVRCVALEEPKKNECVGGHPGIPGDPGHNGMPGRDGRDGFRGDKGDRGEIGITGPTGQSGPKGDKGELGTAGLAGIKGRRGENGEKGPPGKMGPQGVSGPIGLKGQKGELGLPGIQGPKGDLGPLGPEGQKGEIGLQGDRGIQGPXGTPGRPGPKGILGPPGFKGNIGYRGERGNLGETGEKGEKGDTFFIPKSAFSVGLTEYTKLPPANAPIRFDKVIYNRQDHYDPQTGRFTCVVAGAYYFTYHITVFSRNVKVALVRNGVKVIHTMDNYQSSEDQAAGGTVLHLEKGDKVWLQVAGGELFNGLFADEDDDTTFSGFLLFGAE is encoded by the exons ATGGTGTGGGTCAAGAgagtctctctcttgctccttcTGCTGGCTGTGAGATGCGTAGCACTGGAAGAACCCAAGAAGAATGAATGTGTTGGTGGACATCCAGGAATACCAGGAGACCCAGGCCACAATGGAATGCCAGGCCGAGATGGACGAGATGGGTTCAGAGGTGACAAGGGTGATCGAG GTGAAATCGGCATCACTGGACCAACTGGACAGAGTGGCCCCAAAGGAGACAAAGGGGAGCTGG GTACAGCTGGTCTGGCAGGAATTAAGGGCAGACGGGGTGAGAATGGAGAGAAGGGGCCACCGGGGAAGATGGGGCCCCAAGGAGTCTCAGGGCCCATAGGCCTAAAGGGCCAGAAGGGGGAGCTCGGGTTACCAGGAATCCAGGGACCGAAAGGGGATTTGGGGCCTCTGGGACCTGAAGGGCAGAAGGGGGAGATCGGGCTCCAGGGGGACCGAGGCATCCAGGGGC TTGGAACTCCAGGCCGACCAGGACCGAAGGGAATCCTCGGCCCCCCAGGGTTCAAAGGCAACATTGGTTACCGCGGAGAGCGAGGGAATCTGGgcgagacaggggagaagggagagaagggggacacATTCTTCATCCCAAAAAGCGCGTTCTCAGTGGGTCTAACCGAATACACCAAACTCCCACCGGCTAACGCACCGATCAGGTTTGACAAGGTGATTTACAACCGGCAGGACCATTATGACCCACAGACCGGACGGTTCACCTGCGTGGTGGCTGGGGCCTACTACTTTACCTACCACATCACTGTGTTCTCCCGTAATGTAAAAGTAGCATTAGTGAGAAACGGGGTGAAGGTGATCCACACCATGGATAACTACCAGAGCAGTGAGGACCAGGCGGCAGGCGGGACTGTGTTGCACCTGGAGAAAGGGGACAAGGTGTGGCTGCAGGTGGCTGGAGGAGAGCTCTTCAACGGGCTGTTTGCTGATGAAGATGATGATACAACCTTCTCTGGGTTCCTTCTCTTTGGTGCAGAATAG